A stretch of Candidatus Poribacteria bacterium DNA encodes these proteins:
- a CDS encoding alcohol dehydrogenase catalytic domain-containing protein → MKAAILESLDNLSVREVPEPEIDDDAALMRVEAVSICGSDVRILHHGNPRVEPPTIIGHENSGVVVKTGKNVTRVKEGDRVSIGADVPCGQCRWCRDGLGNNCHINYAIGYQIPGAFAQYMKLPRLVLEEGPVTPFDASLSFDEAALAEPLACAINGLELINMSLGKTVVIIGLGPIGCMMIDLARVMGATKVIGVQRSKLRMEIAKFYEADAYIASEEEDVIERCKEETDGEGPDIVVTTCGSVEAHEQAVEMVAHRGYVNLFGGLPKTMRPMSVLSNTIHYKECFVTGSHGCVPRHHELAVRLLEKGLVRVKPLITHHFPLVEIDKAFETMESRKGMKIMIHPHQEEKGT, encoded by the coding sequence ATGAAAGCGGCTATACTTGAAAGTCTTGACAATTTAAGCGTGAGAGAAGTACCCGAACCCGAAATTGACGATGATGCCGCTTTAATGCGTGTGGAAGCCGTCAGTATCTGCGGCTCTGATGTCCGCATTCTCCATCACGGTAACCCCAGAGTTGAACCCCCTACTATTATCGGACACGAAAATTCGGGGGTTGTCGTTAAAACAGGCAAAAACGTAACGCGCGTCAAGGAAGGGGACCGTGTGTCAATCGGTGCTGATGTGCCGTGTGGGCAGTGTCGTTGGTGCCGGGATGGACTCGGAAACAACTGCCATATCAACTACGCCATTGGTTACCAAATCCCAGGTGCTTTCGCGCAATATATGAAACTCCCCCGCCTCGTTTTAGAGGAAGGCCCCGTTACACCCTTCGATGCCTCACTCAGTTTTGATGAGGCTGCGCTTGCTGAACCCCTCGCCTGTGCCATCAACGGGCTTGAACTCATCAATATGTCACTCGGAAAAACCGTGGTGATTATCGGTCTCGGACCCATCGGATGTATGATGATTGACCTCGCACGCGTTATGGGTGCCACGAAAGTCATCGGTGTACAACGGAGCAAGCTCCGTATGGAGATCGCAAAGTTTTACGAGGCGGATGCTTACATCGCTTCTGAAGAAGAAGATGTCATTGAGAGATGCAAAGAGGAAACAGACGGTGAGGGACCCGATATCGTCGTTACGACTTGTGGTTCTGTTGAAGCGCACGAACAAGCCGTTGAAATGGTCGCCCACCGCGGGTATGTCAATCTATTCGGGGGCCTACCAAAAACCATGCGACCGATGAGTGTGCTCTCAAATACTATTCACTATAAAGAGTGTTTCGTCACAGGTTCGCACGGATGCGTACCGCGCCACCATGAGCTAGCAGTTCGACTCCTTGAAAAGGGGTTAGTGCGGGTGAAACCCCTTATCACACACCACTTTCCGCTCGTTGAGATTGATAAAGCGTTTGAGACCATGGAATCCAGAAAAGGAATGAAAATTATGATACACCCGCATCAGGAGGAGAAAGGGACATAA
- a CDS encoding adenine phosphoribosyltransferase: MHDFSQFIRDIPDFPKPGVSFKDITPLLGNPTVFHKVIDEFALRYKLEAIDAVVGIDARGFIFGSALAYRLGTAFVPIRKSGKLPFDKYEVTYDLEYGSDTIAIHRDAFPKDSKVLICDDLLATGGTLMASVSLIEKLQGHIVGIAILVELTELNGRERVPKHDVFSLVKY; this comes from the coding sequence ATGCACGATTTTTCGCAGTTTATTCGAGATATACCCGATTTTCCAAAACCGGGTGTTTCATTTAAAGACATCACACCACTTTTAGGGAATCCAACTGTTTTTCATAAGGTCATTGATGAGTTCGCACTCCGTTATAAACTTGAAGCGATTGATGCTGTCGTTGGCATAGACGCACGCGGCTTTATTTTTGGCTCTGCCCTCGCTTACCGGCTCGGCACTGCCTTTGTCCCCATTCGGAAAAGCGGTAAATTACCCTTTGATAAATATGAAGTCACTTATGATCTTGAATACGGTAGTGATACGATCGCAATTCATCGAGATGCCTTCCCGAAAGATAGTAAAGTGCTGATATGCGACGATCTCTTAGCGACGGGTGGGACGCTTATGGCATCAGTGAGTCTCATCGAAAAACTACAAGGACACATCGTCGGTATTGCTATTTTGGTTGAATTGACCGAACTCAACGGCAGAGAGAGAGTTCCAAAGCACGATGTTTTTTCGCTCGTTAAATACTAA